In a single window of the Streptomyces sp. CGMCC 4.7035 genome:
- a CDS encoding SDR family NAD(P)-dependent oxidoreductase: MRRVGPGVGHGTHTLAEEDISVLVNNAGVAGPVKPLTEVEPDEWDGVFTANVRGVYLMCRAFLPSMIGAGRGDIVNIASVSGKRPLLNRTPYTASKMALLGLTPTLAAEVGPHGVAVNSLSPSPVRGPRMDRNFRLEAELTRSTPEEAERAFASRAALGRLVEEDEVAKALVAMLAMPGLCGADIDLSAGVIAPS; the protein is encoded by the coding sequence GTGCGACGTGTCGGACCCGGCGTCGGTCACGGCACTCACACGCTCGCCGAGGAGGACATCTCCGTCCTGGTCAACAACGCGGGCGTCGCGGGCCCGGTGAAGCCTCTCACCGAGGTCGAACCCGACGAGTGGGACGGGGTTTTCACCGCGAACGTACGCGGCGTCTACCTGATGTGCCGGGCCTTCCTTCCCTCGATGATCGGAGCCGGCCGCGGTGACATCGTCAACATCGCCTCGGTCAGCGGCAAACGCCCCCTCCTCAACCGCACCCCCTACACCGCCTCCAAGATGGCCCTGCTGGGCCTGACCCCCACCCTCGCCGCTGAGGTCGGACCCCACGGTGTCGCCGTCAACTCCCTCTCCCCCAGCCCGGTGCGCGGCCCGCGCATGGACCGCAACTTCCGGCTGGAGGCCGAACTGACACGCAGCACACCGGAAGAGGCCGAGCGGGCGTTCGCCTCCCGGGCGGCCCTGGGCAGATTGGTGGAGGAGGACGAAGTGGCGAAGGCCCTGGTGGCGATGCTTGCCATGCCCGGACTCTGCGGCGCGGACATCGACCTCTCGGCCGGCGTGATCGCCCCCTCGTGA